From the genome of Acidobacteriota bacterium:
CGCCGATGGCCGCGGTCTCGCCGATGACGATGCCCGTGCCGTGGTCGATGGCGAACGCCAGGCCGATCGTCGCGCCGGGATGAATGTCGATGCCGGTGACGCGGTGTGCGTGCTCGGTAATCAGGCGCGGCAGCAGGGCGACGCCGAGCGTCAGCAGCGCGTGCGCGAGCCGGTAGCAGGCCGTGGCGTAGAAGCCGGGGTAGGCGAGCACGACCTCATCGAGGCTTCGCGCCGCGGGGTCGGAGGCGTGCACGGCCTCGGCGTCCTCGAGCAACGCTGCACGCACCGCGGGCAACTCCCGGAGGAACCGCGTGCCGACCGTCGTCTCGGCCCCGGCCCGGGCCTCGTGGGGGAACCCCGCCACCACGTTCGCCAGGCCCGCCAGCTCCGTTTCGACCGACCCGCGCTCGCAGGAGCGGCCCGGCGCGAAGTGCGGGAAGAGGAACGCCAGCGCGTCGGCGACGAACGACTCGGCCTGGCGGTCGGCCCGCGGGGGAAGCGGGTAGGAACGTCGCGCCTCGCAGACGTCGGCAATGAGGCGTCGCAGGTCGGTATCCGGCATGGCGGGGGTCTGCCTCAGACTCTATCATGGCGCGTCGGCGCGGCCGTTCCCGTAGAATCAGCGGTGATCGGACGTCGCGGCGTGCGGCGGTCGACGAGTAGCACACTCCCAGGGGCTTCCATGGACTACCGTTCGAGCGGCGTCGACATCGACGCGGGTCACGAGGTCGTACGACGAATCAAAGCGCTCGCGCGGGGCACGTTCACGCCCGGCGTCCTCTCCGAG
Proteins encoded in this window:
- a CDS encoding serine acetyltransferase — encoded protein: MPDTDLRRLIADVCEARRSYPLPPRADRQAESFVADALAFLFPHFAPGRSCERGSVETELAGLANVVAGFPHEARAGAETTVGTRFLRELPAVRAALLEDAEAVHASDPAARSLDEVVLAYPGFYATACYRLAHALLTLGVALLPRLITEHAHRVTGIDIHPGATIGLAFAIDHGTGIVIGETAAIGARVRIYQGVTLGALRVEKQCARAKRHPTLEDEVVVYANATILGGETVVGRGSVIGGNVWLTHSVPPGSVVTHVAAVERFGAAPGPTDTDI